Proteins encoded within one genomic window of uncultured Desulfobacter sp.:
- a CDS encoding ABC transporter substrate-binding protein, with translation MMITCIPIRKNRIHPGSREMFTLLLAGMFFYIIAGYCIPAAAKEQINIGILMANDTRQNPVKGFQKGLADIAGNCIEKFTYTIVNAHNQKHRLPELAKKIIAAKPDIAVAAGGIEADALMAATRETSIPVVFLSVSSSIDRGLASTMTAPDKNITGIETNDTNITAKRMWFIKRILPDAQKIFCFHMPSNVASVECIKIARKKAKELGLKLITKEVETVYDIQNAAQMIFRENIDVILINPVAVIHGTLKDVILPRAMEQKIPIFGYGMASVEKGAFASYAGSRYLNGKQAARLAHKIAHGESIRNIPIETPEKYEFVINTWMVKTLGLTLPSNAYKMADKIVEIKF, from the coding sequence ATGATGATTACATGTATCCCTATCCGGAAAAATCGTATTCATCCCGGCAGCCGGGAAATGTTTACCCTGCTTTTGGCCGGTATGTTTTTTTATATCATTGCAGGGTATTGCATTCCGGCCGCGGCAAAAGAGCAGATCAATATCGGCATTCTCATGGCCAACGACACCCGCCAAAACCCGGTGAAAGGTTTCCAAAAAGGATTGGCAGATATTGCAGGAAACTGTATTGAAAAATTCACATATACGATTGTAAATGCCCACAATCAAAAACACAGACTCCCTGAACTTGCCAAAAAAATCATTGCGGCCAAGCCGGATATTGCCGTGGCCGCAGGGGGGATCGAAGCAGATGCCCTGATGGCCGCCACCAGAGAAACAAGCATCCCAGTCGTGTTTCTTTCCGTATCATCATCCATTGACAGGGGGCTGGCCTCAACCATGACTGCACCGGACAAAAATATCACAGGCATAGAGACCAACGATACCAATATTACAGCAAAACGGATGTGGTTCATTAAACGGATCTTGCCCGATGCCCAAAAAATATTCTGCTTTCATATGCCATCCAATGTTGCCTCTGTGGAATGCATTAAAATCGCCAGGAAAAAAGCCAAAGAACTCGGCTTGAAACTTATCACAAAAGAAGTAGAAACCGTTTATGATATCCAAAATGCTGCACAGATGATCTTTCGGGAAAACATAGATGTAATCCTTATAAATCCCGTGGCCGTCATTCACGGCACCCTGAAGGATGTCATCCTGCCAAGGGCCATGGAACAAAAAATCCCGATATTTGGGTATGGCATGGCAAGCGTAGAAAAAGGTGCATTTGCCTCATACGCAGGGTCCAGGTATCTCAATGGAAAACAGGCTGCCCGCCTGGCACATAAAATTGCCCACGGTGAAAGCATCAGGAATATCCCCATTGAAACGCCTGAAAAATACGAATTCGTTATTAATACATGGATGGTTAAAACACTGGGACTCACCCTCCCATCAAACGCCTATAAAATGGCGGACAAAATCGTCGAGATTAAATTTTAA